A portion of the Candidatus Nitrosotenuis aquarius genome contains these proteins:
- a CDS encoding ATPase domain-containing protein, protein MLDSFIFCIFVDFIGMIRTGLEKLDQILGGGLKSSTITDIFGASGTGKTQLALQIILNSMSENNKVFYQDTTGNFRPERLVEMAKCKEMNADFLDKITVGRITNVMEQQNSLDKIQESDFSLIIIDNVTDLFSFEYPKEEQILEKTIQFSTYMKKLSQITSQTKIPIVITNMMRKVDELEQENMDSIISLYTHIKIKLARKQANYEGQVINPMKKNHFLYTITKQGLSDLP, encoded by the coding sequence ATGCTGGATTCGTTTATTTTTTGTATTTTTGTAGATTTTATTGGCATGATCAGAACCGGACTTGAAAAATTGGATCAAATTCTTGGTGGCGGATTGAAAAGCTCGACAATTACTGATATTTTTGGTGCAAGTGGAACAGGCAAAACCCAGCTTGCACTACAAATTATCTTAAACTCTATGTCTGAGAACAACAAAGTCTTCTATCAAGACACAACGGGAAACTTTCGGCCCGAACGATTAGTGGAAATGGCAAAATGCAAAGAAATGAACGCAGACTTTCTTGATAAAATTACTGTTGGAAGAATAACAAATGTAATGGAACAACAAAACAGTCTTGATAAAATTCAGGAATCTGATTTTTCCCTAATAATAATTGACAATGTTACTGATCTGTTCTCGTTTGAATATCCAAAAGAGGAACAAATTCTCGAAAAGACAATACAATTTTCCACATACATGAAAAAACTATCTCAAATTACATCGCAAACAAAAATTCCAATTGTAATTACAAACATGATGCGCAAAGTTGACGAACTTGAACAAGAAAACATGGATTCCATTATATCATTATACACGCACATCAAGATCAAGCTTGCTAGAAAGCAAGCAAACTATGAAGGCCAAGTAATTAACCCGATGAAAAAAAATCATTTTCTATATACAATAACAAAACAAGGCTTGTCTGATCTGCCTTAA
- a CDS encoding U6 snRNA-associated Sm-like protein LSm6: MSQVSAKRPLTTLQKSTKKKVTVRLKNEVEYKGKMDNVDSYMNLIMTDAEELHDGKIVANYGRVIVRGNNVLFIKLENDL, from the coding sequence TTGTCACAAGTAAGCGCAAAAAGACCTTTAACAACACTACAAAAAAGCACTAAAAAGAAAGTCACCGTACGACTAAAGAACGAAGTAGAGTACAAAGGCAAAATGGACAATGTCGATTCATACATGAACCTGATTATGACTGATGCTGAAGAACTACACGACGGCAAAATTGTTGCAAATTACGGCAGAGTCATAGTTAGAGGAAATAACGTACTATTCATCAAACTAGAAAACGACCTGTAG